The genomic DNA ATGTAACAATAGTCCACCTGATGGACAGGCTGATGGAGATGCAGCTTGATCTGCAAGGTGCGGAAATCCTTAGGAAGGAACTGAGCAGGATGGGTATCCATACCCTTCTCAGCCATTGTGCAGAAGAGGTCATAGTTCATGACAACAGACTGGAGGGCATACGCTTCAACAATGGCAGGGCTTATGAGGCAGATATGATTGTAATTGCCGCAGGCATACGCCCGAACACCGTGCTTGCCAAAGATGCAGGCATAAAAACAAACAAGGGGATTATTGTAAATGACTATATGGAGACTGATATTAAGAACATTTTCTCAGTAGGTGAATGTGTGGAACACCGTGGAAAATTGTATGGTATTGTTGCCCCTCTGATGGAACAGGCAAGGGCCGCGGCAGATGCGATTGCCGGTAATTATTCTGTGCAATATGAGGGGTCAGTCACTGCAACAAGGCTGAAGGTTGCAGGGATACCTTTAGTATCTATGGGTAATTTTAAAGGCGGTACAGGTTGTGAAGAGATAGTCTACAGTGACCCTGCTGTATCAGTATATAAGAAACTCGTGGTATCAGGCGGGAGGCTGGTAGGTTCAATCCTTTTAGGGGACATTGACGGGTACAACAGGTATTCGGAATTGCTTCAGAATAAGGAGGATATTTCTTTACAAAGAAAGACACTACTGACCGGTGAGACACGGGCAATAAAATCAGTCGCCTCAATGCCTGACAGCACAACCATCTGCGGCTGTAAGGGTATAACCAAGGGGACTATTGTAAAGGCAATAGAGGAGTATGGTCTCACAAGTCTAAAAGAGGTGTCTGAAAAAACAACAGCATGCACCTCGTGTAAAGGATGCGCCCCTCAGATAGAGCAGATTCTTCAGGATACACTTGGTGGTGAATATGTAAGACAGGATATACAAAAGGTATTCTGTGACTGTATACCGATGACATGGGAAGATATTCGTAAAAATGTTATTACAGCCTCTCTCAAATCTGTAAGCGAGGTGCTTAGGGTACTTGGTAATGGCGTTGGATGTTCAAGTTGTAAACCCGGGATTAATTATATGCTTCAGGAGATTTTTCCTGATAACTATAAAAAGGAAGAAGACGCCCTTGTTGAAAATGACCGTTTCAATGCAAATATTCAAAAGGACGGCACATTCTCAGTAGTACCGCGTATGTACGGAGGTGTTACCACACCGGATCAGTTACGCCGGATTGCTGATGTGGCAGATAAATATGAAGTCCCGATGGTCAAGATTACCGGGGGGCAGAGGATAGATTTACTCGGAATCAAAGGAGAACTTCTCCCATCCGTCTGGGCTGACCTCGGCTATCCATCAGGCCACGCCTACACAAAGGCGGTCAGAACCGTCAAGACCTGTGTCGGTGAAACACTGTGCAGGTATGGTGTTCAGGATTCCATTGCACTCGGTATCAGGATGGAAAAACTCTATCAGGGTATACCCTGCCCCGGTAAGATTAAAATGGCAGTCTCCGGCTGTCCCAGGAACTGTTCAGAGACAACCATCAAAGATATAGGAGTAGTTGGAATACAAACAGGGTGGGAGATTTATGTCGGTGGAAACGGCGGGGTTAAGGTCAGAATCGCCGACCTTCTGACAGTCGTAGATACAATAGAAGAGGTCATAGATATTACAGGAATCTTTCTCCAGCACTACCGTGAAAACGCAAGATGGATGGAACGTACAAGCCAGTTTGTGGAGCGGGTTGGAATAGACCACATAAAAGAGGTAGTGATTGCGGACAGCCTTGGGATTGCAGACCGTTTGAGAAAGAGGATTAATGAGGTTGTGTCAGCATATAAGGATCCATGGGCAGCGGCAATGGCGGGGAGCAGGAGTTAGGAGAGGTAGATAGACTGAAGGCTGAAGACTGAAGTTAGAAGCAAGAAGTAAGAAACAAGAACAAACCACAAATCCCCCCTCCCCAAATTGAAAAGACAGGAGGGGGTCAGGACTTACACCCAACATAATTGTAGCATCAAAATTGTAGGCTATCATACACTTAAACTACATTATTGTCGTGCTATTAATCTTCGCTCATTCGGTGTATATCGGCAATAATTTCAAATCGGACATCAATATCCTATTTAATTCAAATAGTTATATCTATGAACATAACGCACTGGTTTCATTTAAATAATCTGGTACGACTCTTGAAAATATACTCCTTAATATT from Nitrospirota bacterium includes the following:
- a CDS encoding NAD(P)/FAD-dependent oxidoreductase is translated as MDKERLIVIGNGMAGVATVEQVLTKRQDMEITIFGNEPHVNYNRVLLSSVLAGEMLEEEIILNSREWYEKNGITLHSGVSVSKIDVKEKTLIASNSVKFYFDKLLIATGSVPFIPPVKGIWVEQASPPLNPLPQGEGRLKDSSKNNSIPTLPLPLKGRELIEGVFTFRTLDDTTAMLQWAKKSRKAIVVGGGLLGIEAAVGLVSQGVDVTIVHLMDRLMEMQLDLQGAEILRKELSRMGIHTLLSHCAEEVIVHDNRLEGIRFNNGRAYEADMIVIAAGIRPNTVLAKDAGIKTNKGIIVNDYMETDIKNIFSVGECVEHRGKLYGIVAPLMEQARAAADAIAGNYSVQYEGSVTATRLKVAGIPLVSMGNFKGGTGCEEIVYSDPAVSVYKKLVVSGGRLVGSILLGDIDGYNRYSELLQNKEDISLQRKTLLTGETRAIKSVASMPDSTTICGCKGITKGTIVKAIEEYGLTSLKEVSEKTTACTSCKGCAPQIEQILQDTLGGEYVRQDIQKVFCDCIPMTWEDIRKNVITASLKSVSEVLRVLGNGVGCSSCKPGINYMLQEIFPDNYKKEEDALVENDRFNANIQKDGTFSVVPRMYGGVTTPDQLRRIADVADKYEVPMVKITGGQRIDLLGIKGELLPSVWADLGYPSGHAYTKAVRTVKTCVGETLCRYGVQDSIALGIRMEKLYQGIPCPGKIKMAVSGCPRNCSETTIKDIGVVGIQTGWEIYVGGNGGVKVRIADLLTVVDTIEEVIDITGIFLQHYRENARWMERTSQFVERVGIDHIKEVVIADSLGIADRLRKRINEVVSAYKDPWAAAMAGSRS